The genome window AGAATATTATTCTGCGTTCTTCATCTAAAGTGTTTTCAAATCTCTTTCTCTCCTCTTCTACTAACTGTTTTATTTTTTTCCTAATTTCCATATCTTTAATTATAATGAAATTCCAAGGCTGTGAATAGCCAACTGAAGGGGCCAAATGAGCAGCAGAAAGAATTTTGGCTAAAACCTCATCTGGGATCGGGTCTGGTTTGTAATAACTTCTTATATCTCTCCTCTTTCGTATCGCTTCATATACATTCATACTTATGGATAGACTATCCAGATATATATGCTTATTTGCTAAATATAATATCTTACCCTCTATCTCAGAGCCTATTTAGAAGTTCAGTTATAGCCTCGATATAGGAGGGATGGGGAGCTACGTAATCTTTAATCTCACTAACCTTAACATTATACCTTATTAATAACGAAATTAGAGATATTACTTCCTCAGCATCCTTCATAAAAGCTTGAGCTCCCACAATCTTATCGTCTTTAACGCAAACCTTGAGGAACCCATCAGTCTCTTTTTCTGTAATCGCGCGACCTACTTCAGCTAAATTAATTTTAATACATTTTCCCTCCATGTTACCAACATACGCTATTGTTGGATAAGTGTATACGACTTTAGGTATACCTTGTTTATTAAATACTTTCTTACCACCCGTAATGTTGAGTGCAGCTATTTTCCCTGCATACATTGCCTCATGAGCAGTATGAGTACCAATTATATCACCAGCAGCAAAAATGTTACTTACACTAGTCCTTAAATACTCATCAACAATCACAAAAGGATTATGATTAACTTCCTCAAATCCTTGGATAGATGGTTTCCTACCGAAAGTCATATATACAACATCTGCAGTCAGTTTCTCCCCGTTCTCTAGAACTACTTCTTTTTCTTTCATCTCCTTAACTGAACGATTTAGATACAATTTCACACCTATCTTGGAGAAGTAGTTGGTAATAGCACTACTAACCTCATTATCCAGATATGGTAGTAATGATGGCTGCTTATCAATTAAAACTACTTCCTTACCAAGCTTTCTTAGCATCCATCCAAATTCGACTCCTCCCACATCTCCTCCTACGATAATAACGCTTTGAAAGTCCTTATTTAAGTAAGGTAAATCCTCTGAATATATTATACCTTTAACCACTTCTCT of Sulfolobus sp. E5-1-F contains these proteins:
- a CDS encoding dihydrolipoyl dehydrogenase family protein, which encodes MKVAVIGSGPAGVYASLELAKSNNKVILVEKEERLGGTCVLYGCIPSKAMLHPIHLASELEKIGKKVIFDLEELRKLGQEASFRLSKGVEYMLEDNGVEVIHGVASLRSGLLNVNNETIKTDYIVLATGTYREVVKGIIYSEDLPYLNKDFQSVIIVGGDVGGVEFGWMLRKLGKEVVLIDKQPSLLPYLDNEVSSAITNYFSKIGVKLYLNRSVKEMKEKEVVLENGEKLTADVVYMTFGRKPSIQGFEEVNHNPFVIVDEYLRTSVSNIFAAGDIIGTHTAHEAMYAGKIAALNITGGKKVFNKQGIPKVVYTYPTIAYVGNMEGKCIKINLAEVGRAITEKETDGFLKVCVKDDKIVGAQAFMKDAEEVISLISLLIRYNVKVSEIKDYVAPHPSYIEAITELLNRL